The following proteins are co-located in the Oceanispirochaeta sp. genome:
- a CDS encoding uroporphyrinogen decarboxylase family protein, whose protein sequence is MTSRERVQTALHHKQPDRVPIDLGATPSSGISAIAHARLMVHMKSNDPTLVYDVVQQLAQPGNALIDRLGVDILDIGRQFNDFPEEWREFQMTDKYKAYYPGWFKPVLNERGVWTNTHKDGTVIAVKPAGATFYDQAFFPWVDGYPDSRKGMEEALDEAMDRVLWSNMVHSPWDHAADDGFWDTLRARTITLREESDKALLVVCGSNLFEWGTFLRRMDNFLMDLYIDKDNVAILMELLMERHMKTLEKVCDSVGDLVDVLRFGDDLGMDSGPFMGLDVYTELFHSHRKKLCSFVHENSSMKTFLHSCGSIYQFLPSLIDEGMDIINPLQTNCLNMEPERVKAEFGQDICFWGGGMDPREILNKGTPERVRAEVFRRLDILTPGGGYVFNNIHNIMPDVPPENILSLFDAVQEYSRK, encoded by the coding sequence ATGACATCAAGAGAAAGAGTGCAAACGGCCCTTCATCATAAACAGCCTGATCGGGTCCCTATTGATTTAGGCGCTACCCCCAGTTCCGGCATTTCTGCCATCGCTCATGCCAGGCTTATGGTGCATATGAAATCAAATGACCCGACCCTTGTCTATGATGTGGTTCAGCAGTTGGCACAGCCCGGAAATGCACTGATCGATCGCCTGGGTGTCGACATTCTGGATATTGGCCGTCAATTTAATGATTTCCCGGAAGAATGGCGGGAGTTTCAGATGACCGATAAGTACAAGGCCTATTATCCAGGATGGTTTAAACCTGTTCTGAATGAACGTGGTGTCTGGACCAATACTCATAAAGATGGAACTGTCATAGCTGTGAAACCGGCTGGAGCCACTTTCTATGATCAAGCCTTTTTTCCCTGGGTGGATGGCTATCCTGATAGCCGTAAAGGCATGGAAGAGGCTCTGGATGAAGCCATGGATAGAGTCTTGTGGTCCAATATGGTGCATAGTCCATGGGATCATGCTGCGGATGACGGTTTTTGGGATACATTGAGAGCCAGGACGATCACTTTACGGGAAGAATCGGATAAGGCATTGCTTGTTGTCTGCGGATCCAACCTTTTTGAGTGGGGTACCTTCTTAAGAAGAATGGATAATTTCCTAATGGATCTTTACATCGACAAAGATAATGTTGCGATTCTAATGGAATTATTGATGGAACGGCATATGAAGACTCTTGAGAAGGTCTGTGATTCCGTCGGCGATCTTGTCGATGTGCTCCGCTTTGGTGATGACCTGGGGATGGACTCCGGGCCTTTTATGGGTTTGGATGTGTATACAGAGTTGTTTCATTCACATAGAAAAAAACTATGCAGTTTTGTCCATGAAAACAGTTCAATGAAGACCTTCCTGCATAGCTGTGGCTCCATATATCAGTTCCTGCCCTCCTTGATAGATGAGGGAATGGACATTATCAATCCACTACAGACGAACTGTCTGAACATGGAACCTGAGAGGGTGAAGGCCGAATTTGGTCAGGATATTTGCTTTTGGGGAGGGGGAATGGACCCCCGGGAAATCTTGAATAAGGGAACGCCGGAACGTGTCAGAGCCGAAGTTTTCAGGCGGCTGGATATTCTGACTCCTGGAGGAGGCTACGTTTTCAACAATATTCATAATATTATGCCCGACGTACCTCCTGAAAATATTCTGTCTCTTTTTGATGCTGTTCAGGAGTATTCCCGGAAATAG
- a CDS encoding carbohydrate ABC transporter permease, translating to MNPEKLKILRRHNIRKKINLLLLTLFIFAIAILYFSPILYMFLTSFKTEHQAVSPSLIFKPTLNTLKMVLSDANMFRYLKNSLFQVFFTTLACLVLAVPASFALVFGKFKKRNTGEKIYVWFITTILLPPVAVIIPLYTWYQKFNLIKSPMGLLIAYIGFHVPIVVWMLHSFFKDVPKSIIEASEIDGCSRFRQLVSIAIPLVRTGIISSGLLVAIFVWNEFFLGFNLTGNSTATLPVYMSRFREQQGMFVAQLSASSTVAILPAVILGWITQKSLVKGLTLGAVKG from the coding sequence ATGAACCCAGAAAAACTTAAAATATTAAGAAGACACAATATCAGGAAAAAAATTAATTTACTGTTGCTTACTCTCTTTATCTTTGCCATAGCAATCCTGTATTTTTCACCCATTCTGTATATGTTTTTGACCTCTTTTAAAACAGAGCATCAAGCTGTCAGTCCCAGTTTGATCTTCAAGCCGACATTGAATACCTTGAAAATGGTCCTCAGTGATGCGAATATGTTCAGATACTTGAAGAACTCGTTATTCCAGGTCTTTTTCACAACATTGGCTTGCCTTGTGTTGGCTGTACCAGCCTCTTTTGCACTTGTTTTTGGTAAATTCAAAAAAAGGAACACAGGAGAAAAGATATATGTATGGTTTATTACCACGATTCTTCTTCCTCCAGTCGCGGTCATTATTCCCTTATATACATGGTATCAGAAATTTAATTTGATTAAATCACCCATGGGATTACTCATCGCTTATATTGGATTTCATGTCCCTATCGTTGTATGGATGCTGCATTCCTTTTTTAAGGATGTTCCGAAATCAATCATCGAAGCTTCGGAAATTGACGGCTGTTCAAGGTTCAGACAACTGGTTTCTATTGCGATTCCTCTTGTAAGAACCGGAATCATTTCATCCGGATTGCTTGTAGCGATCTTTGTCTGGAATGAGTTCTTTTTGGGCTTCAACCTGACAGGGAATTCTACGGCGACACTACCAGTATATATGTCCCGTTTCAGAGAGCAGCAGGGCATGTTTGTTGCCCAGTTATCTGCATCCTCTACGGTTGCTATTCTGCCGGCAGTCATTCTTGGTTGGATCACCCAGAAGTCCCTTGTTAAAGGATTAACACTGGGTGCCGTTAAAGGATAA
- a CDS encoding carbohydrate ABC transporter permease: MKKEKDWLFLLPAILVVAVMTQVPFILTIIYSTLSWNLSRPDLPIEFIGFENYLYYLRIPEFPIIPEFYSIFWQTIVLTVSTLGICAVAGFLFSILLDHQVPGINIARTLIMGPFFVMSTASGVIWKTTIFNTTFGWYGVISKSLGFTPVDLLSYHPMAVIIFLFSWQWIPFFVLIILAGLQGISGDVVDSMKVDGANWFESTFLIKLPMISQHVMVAIMLGLIFIVKEIGLILVTTAGGPGTRSYNLPYAVYMEIFNGSQVGRAGALATMTVAITLISVNVLYRIIKKRSASFE; this comes from the coding sequence ATGAAAAAGGAAAAGGATTGGTTGTTTCTGCTGCCTGCTATTCTAGTAGTGGCTGTCATGACACAAGTGCCATTTATTCTGACAATTATTTATTCAACTCTGAGTTGGAATTTATCCAGACCGGATCTGCCTATCGAGTTTATAGGATTTGAAAATTATTTATATTATCTGAGGATCCCTGAGTTTCCTATTATTCCAGAATTTTACAGTATTTTCTGGCAAACAATTGTGCTGACCGTCTCCACTCTTGGAATCTGTGCTGTTGCGGGTTTTTTATTTTCCATATTGCTGGATCACCAGGTTCCTGGAATCAATATAGCACGTACACTGATCATGGGACCTTTCTTTGTTATGTCTACAGCCAGCGGTGTTATCTGGAAAACGACAATATTTAATACAACCTTCGGCTGGTATGGTGTGATTTCGAAATCTCTAGGATTTACTCCCGTTGATTTGCTCAGTTATCACCCCATGGCTGTCATTATTTTTCTTTTCTCCTGGCAATGGATACCATTTTTTGTTTTAATCATTCTGGCTGGTCTTCAGGGAATCTCAGGGGATGTTGTTGACAGTATGAAAGTGGATGGTGCTAACTGGTTCGAGTCTACATTTTTGATCAAGCTTCCTATGATCTCTCAACATGTCATGGTTGCCATAATGCTGGGACTCATATTTATAGTGAAAGAAATCGGGTTGATCCTTGTCACTACAGCGGGAGGTCCTGGTACCCGTTCATATAACCTCCCATATGCTGTTTATATGGAAATATTTAATGGATCTCAGGTCGGACGTGCCGGTGCTTTGGCAACGATGACTGTGGCTATAACCCTTATTTCTGTAAATGTATTATATCGAATCATCAAAAAAAGGAGTGCATCCTTTGAGTGA